A section of the Salmo salar chromosome ssa05, Ssal_v3.1, whole genome shotgun sequence genome encodes:
- the LOC106606136 gene encoding src-like-adapter, whose product MGNVRTSPVSMPENGDDTNTSSDPFLRNNDTLRVLSDYPSADVSETLVVLSDYPSADVSVPLFRIGERLRLLAEEGYWWRVCSVQTGYENYIPNNHVAKVYHGWLFEGVARPKAEELLRLPGNRAGSFMIRESQKGVYTLSVRHRVMVHYRIIRLPNNWYYISPGLTFQCLEDLVNHYSDCADGLCCILTTPCQTVTNGNLNLASQAPPVVMHNNFDWKDVNRSELTDQPHRYPGNRDSMISFGLRNTVSSYMSLGDTRKERKSWRRQKRRSSVCVPPSNGHGLSTTALEEEEEGEYAQAIHLNS is encoded by the exons ATGGGGAACGTCAGGACCAGCCCAGTCTCTATGCCAGAGAATGGAGATGACACCAACACCAGCTCTGACCCCTTTCTGAGAA ACAACGATACCCTGAGAGTCCTGTCTGACTACCCCTCAGCAGACGTCAGTGAAACCCTGGTAGTCTTGTCTGACTACCCCTCAGCAGACGTCAGCGTGCCTCTCTTCaggataggagagagactgagactccTGGCAGA GGAGGGTTACTGGTGGAGGGTTTGTTCTGTCCAAACAGGATATGAGAACTACATCCCCAACAACCATGTGGCCAAGGTCTATCACGG CTGGTTGTTTGAAGGGGTGGCCCGACCCAAAGCAGAGGAACTGCTTCGTCTGCCCGGAAACAGAGCTGGCTCCTTCATGATAAGAGAAAGTCAAAAAG GAGTGTATACCCTGTCTGTACGGCACAGGGTTATGGTACACTATCGTATTATCCGCCTTCCCAACAACTGGTACTATATCTCTCCTGGTCTAACCTTCCAGTGTCTAGAGGACCTCGTCAACCACTACTCTG ATTGTGCAGACGGCCTGTGCTGTATTCTCACCACCCCCTGTCAGACTGTAACCAACGGCAACCTCAACCTGGCCTCCCAGGCACCCCCTGTGGTGATGCACAACAACTTCGACTGGAAAGACGTCAACAG GTCGGAGCTGACAGACCAGCCTCATCGTTACCCCGGCAACAGAGACTCTATGATCAGCTTTGGCTTGCGGAACACAGTCTCCTCCTACATGTCTCTGGGGGAcacgaggaaggagaggaagagctgGAGGAGGCAGAAGAggaggagcagtgtgtgtgtacctcccaGTAACGGTCACGGACTCAGCACTACagcactggaggaggaagaggagggggagtacGCACAAGCCATCCACCTGAACTCTTAA